The Hordeum vulgare subsp. vulgare chromosome 4H, MorexV3_pseudomolecules_assembly, whole genome shotgun sequence genomic interval CTCGATGTCGCCGCGGAGGATCGCCTGCCTCCTCTTGCTGTCCGCCGGTATGTCCATCCAGTACTCCCCGTCGTTCCAGCCGCCGCCCGGGAGGTTGGACCCTTCggcgtcgatctcctcgccgacgGCGCCCCCTCCTTTCTTGAACAGCGCGGCCCCGTTCTTGAAGTACCAGGCGACGGACGACGGCAGGTAGACCTCTTTCGGGTGGAAGTAGAGCGTGGGGCCGTAGTGCTGGATCACGGCGTGCACCTGCTCCAGTGTCGGCATGGCCGACAGGTCGAGGTCGACGTTCTTGAGGCACGCCAGGCCCTGCTCGCTCGGGGTCGGGGACGAGCACCCGTCCGTGGCGGCGCACCAGAAAGTGCCGGCGCCGATGCCCTTCTCCCGCATCCCCCGGCAGAGCGGCCTCACGCCGCGCACGGCGAAGACCTTGCCGGGCGACGCCGACGTCGGCCGCGTGAGCTGCAGGCGGAGCAGCGAGCCGTGCGGCTCGCACTCGTCGGCGAGGTCGGCGCGGACGCAGCCCACCTCGTCGAGCGCCGGCTTGCCGGGGGCCGTCGTGACGAGGATCCCGAGCGCCCGGTACCCCTCCGGCGGCACGGGGAGCCAGAAGTAGGCGTCGCTGCGGCCGTAGCCGGAGCAGGGGCCGGcgttcccgctcgtgccggcgccgCCGGTGGCGTGGAAGGCCCAGACGAGCTCATAGTCCCGCGGCGCGCGGAGAGGCGGCTCCGTGGTGGAGCGGGGCGGGTCGGCGGCCCTGGCGACGAGGAGGTGGCCGTGGAGCCGGCGGCTGTTGGGCTGGCAGTAGTGGCCGAGCACGGTGAAGCCCTCGGGCACGCCCCGCGGCCTGTAGAAGGTGGCGCCGTCGCAGCGCTGCAGCCGCGCCGACGGCGACAGGGTGCAGATTTTGTCGAAGGCCGTGGCTGCCGCGAGCTCCAGCTCCCCTCCGGCCACGCGGATCCTGCCCTCCGCGAACCCGCCACCTACACATCAATCAATCAACGGATCAATGGAAACCAGAGCCAACTAGGAACCAATAATGCAGCAGGAGGCGAAAGCCAAATCGAAGATGGGGACGGAGGGTCGCCACACGTACCATGTGGCCACGCCGGGAGGGGCTCGGGGAAGGAGAAGGGCTCCGGCGCCGGgtcctcggcggcggcggcgtcggcgCGGCTAAAGAAGCGCCGCATCGTTTTCCTCTCGATTGGTGTCTGGAGTGGGAGCGGGAGAGCGGAGCGTGTCAGCCACCCAACCCGGATCAGCCAACTAA includes:
- the LOC123447575 gene encoding uncharacterized protein LOC123447575, with protein sequence MRRFFSRADAAAAEDPAPEPFSFPEPLPAWPHGGGFAEGRIRVAGGELELAAATAFDKICTLSPSARLQRCDGATFYRPRGVPEGFTVLGHYCQPNSRRLHGHLLVARAADPPRSTTEPPLRAPRDYELVWAFHATGGAGTSGNAGPCSGYGRSDAYFWLPVPPEGYRALGILVTTAPGKPALDEVGCVRADLADECEPHGSLLRLQLTRPTSASPGKVFAVRGVRPLCRGMREKGIGAGTFWCAATDGCSSPTPSEQGLACLKNVDLDLSAMPTLEQVHAVIQHYGPTLYFHPKEVYLPSSVAWYFKNGAALFKKGGGAVGEEIDAEGSNLPGGGWNDGEYWMDIPADSKRRQAILRGDIESAELYAHVKPAMGGTCTDVAMWVFCPFNGPARLKLGPINLPLGTTGQHVGDWEHFTLRVSNFTGELMAVYYSQHSGGRWVDAAKLEYAAGNRPAVYSSRNGHASYPRAGVYLQGSAALGVGILNEAARSKLSVDSSVKYRVVAAEYLGDGVVVEPQWLQFMREWGPTVIYRSRTGTERMVKSMPQRLSCPAENMLNKMPNELSKEEGPTGPKEKNMWEGDERW